Proteins found in one Synechococcus sp. LA31 genomic segment:
- a CDS encoding diacylglycerol/polyprenol kinase family protein, with translation MSSVPIQQLIGIAVVLLWLAVVVGTALAIRHRFPEQREWSRKVVHIGTGPVVLLAWALGIERWVALPAAIAVTIATSLNHRFRLLPAVEDVGRHSYGTIAYGASIAILLALFWPAQPLAVAAGVLVMAIGDGLAGLVGPQVRSPRWRLFGQGKSLAGTLAMAGGALVVLILLQLIGRGQGLAAPALPNLIWIGLLATALEQLSGYGFDNLSVPLTTGLLWQSWAH, from the coding sequence TTGTCTTCGGTTCCGATTCAACAGCTCATCGGCATTGCCGTTGTGCTCCTCTGGCTCGCCGTTGTGGTGGGAACAGCTCTGGCGATTCGCCATCGCTTCCCCGAGCAGCGCGAGTGGAGCCGAAAAGTGGTCCACATCGGCACCGGGCCAGTGGTGCTCTTGGCCTGGGCCCTGGGCATTGAGCGCTGGGTAGCGCTTCCAGCTGCAATCGCCGTCACCATTGCCACCAGCCTCAACCACCGCTTCAGGCTGCTGCCCGCCGTGGAGGATGTGGGGCGCCATAGCTACGGCACGATCGCCTACGGCGCTTCGATCGCGATCCTGCTTGCCCTGTTCTGGCCAGCTCAACCGCTGGCCGTGGCCGCAGGCGTGCTGGTGATGGCGATTGGTGATGGGCTGGCGGGGCTGGTGGGGCCGCAGGTGCGCTCACCCCGGTGGCGTCTCTTCGGCCAAGGGAAGTCGCTGGCCGGAACGTTGGCCATGGCTGGCGGTGCCCTGGTGGTTCTGATCCTGTTGCAGCTGATAGGCCGAGGCCAGGGCCTAGCTGCACCGGCCCTGCCCAACCTGATCTGGATCGGCCTGCTGGCCACAGCCCTGGAACAACTCAGTGGTTACGGGTTCGACAACCTCAGCGTTCCCCTCACTACCGGGTTGCTCTGGCAATCCTGGGCCCACTAA